The genomic interval GAGGTTTCTCAGGCTGCACGTTTAACACGGTTGCTGGAGATGTCGAGCCCCCTGCGGGCGAAGACGAAGACGACGAGGAGGGTCCCCCGGTAGTCGTCGCTGCCGAAAATGACGGGGGTTGTGAGTGTGTTTTAGACATTTTAGCCGTTTCAAGCCTAACAACAAGAACCTTGTTTTTAGCTTACTGGCTAGCTATTCTTACTAGCTTCGAAATCCGCATTCTACAACGATGTGAGCTTGCGCAAGGCAGGAGGAAGTAGTAGCAAAGAGACAACATTGAACTATGGGACATggagttcttcttcttctctcggTTTACTGGCGGATGGGACATAACGTCCAATCATAATTTAATTAATGATTGTGGCGATCACGAAACATTTTTATGCTTAGATCATTCACTTTGATAATACATTATAGAGCTATATACAACTTGTTTGTATAAAACTGAAACATGGAAAAAATAAGGAGCATTCATGGTTGTGGTTTCTTATTTATTGATTGGCTGTAACAGATGTCAACTTTGAACGGTGAACCAATGAGTGTAGTGTGTTACCAGCATGACGTCACGACTAAGTATTTATATTTGGCCTCAACCCCTCCTCACGACACAAATCGTTTTCGCTGGTCGCCAACGACAAACTATTAGTTACGGCGAATTGCCTCTTATCAACCGACGTCTTAAAGGTAAATACATTTACTTCTCCATGTAGacaatgtagctaacgttacgtgaATTCGTTGTCAATGTAATATGTATCTGCGGATTGCGTTTCTGTTTCCAGGCATTGTTTTTGCAATAGGCTAACATGGCGacttgctaacgttagcgttagctaAAAATAGAACAATGGAATCTTACAGTTGACGTTTCTAGTAAAACATCCCCAGCTCGTTCAAGTGAAACTAGACTTATTAAACAAGTTAGATTAGCTTTAATTAACCATCGAGATGTTGTGTAGCTATGTCATACAAAGATGACAATTAGCTAACGATAAGCTATGTGTAAGCTAGCtaatgttgcctgagctcaatCGAGGCAATGTCGTGTGGGGGTGAAATGAGAAACTATAAAATGGCGAAATCGAAAAGCAAATGCTCACTGGCGGGGCTGGTAACGTTACAGGAACCAAGTGTTTGGACACTAATGTCGCTGGTTACCATGGCGAGTGTGGTCCTTGTAAATGCTCATGGCGCCTACGATATGTAGCTAACTTAACTTCTTCTCTGATCTGCGTTTAGCGCGGAGTCGGtttattgtgctttttattttaGGCCTTGCTGGTAGTCGAATGTAGCGTTTATGGAGCGTACCGGCGCAAACTCGACGCCTCGGCCCAGTGTTTGCAACCGGGGGGGGGAGCTTGTATGCTAGGCAGGGCTAGCATCTTATCTTCGCAAATAACTGATCCGTACGGATTGGTGCTGCTACGTTAAGTAACGTTATCAGCATTACTTTTCAAGTAATCGAAGTTTAATACAACtcggtttgttttatttagcaaattCGAGATGGCCCGTACCAAGCAGACTGCCCGTAAATCCACTGGAGGAAAGGCGCCAAGGAAGCAGCTCGCTACCAAGGCAGCCAGAAAGAGCGCACCGTCCACGGGAGGAGTGAAGAAGCCCCATCGCTACAGGTGTAGTACTTATTCCTAAACTTTTAAATATGTAGCATATCTTTTTCTAATAGTTTACTATGACTAACTTTGGCCACAAATGTAGTAACGCTAAAATCGTTTTGATTTAGACCTGGAACTGTGGCTCTGAGGGAGATCCGTCGTTACCAGAAGTCCACAGAGCTGCTGATCCGCAAGCTGCCCTTCCAACGTCTGGTGAGAGAAATTGCACAGGATTTCAAGACCGATCTGCGCTTCCAGAGTGCTGCCATTGGAGCTCTTCAGGTAAATAACATGTAAAGTCATCAGTCAGATTCTTGGATACTAGTGGCAAAATGAGCAGTAGTCGCTATGAAcctaatttattttatatatttttcataacaggaagccagtgaagCCTACCTGGTGGGTCTGTTTGAGGACACCAACCTGTGCGCAATCCACGCCAAACGTGTCACAATTATGCCCAAAGATATCCAGCTGGCTCGTAGGataaggggagagagggcctaAGCGGCTAATGGCAACGTCACGACAAATGATCCTATTTATCGTACCATTTTTGTGGAAATTTTATTTCTTGGgtattttttacaatttttccTTGAATTTTGTATTTTAGATTGGGACAATTCATCATATTACACAAACCTGAGTACACTTAGGATAGTTGGAAATGTTGTACAGTAGGACTATCTACATATTCCATTATGCATCATTACTACATGTAGCATCGTACCACCCTTCAAGTTCTTTGTGGGTATCAGGCTCCCTCTGGGGATCGTTTTTCATGAGAGGATTGATCCTCTAAACTTCTACAGGGGTCCAGGGTCTTGTCACCCATCTACCACTCATCACAAAAATGCCAGCGTGTCTTGCTTAACCAGTCTCACTGCAGTGTCAGGGCATTGGCTGCTACAGTTGCTGCTCTACACTGACTGGGAGCATGAAAGACCTTCCTGTATTTTTCTGGACtgctttttacatgtttttcaacataaaatcTTGG from Perca fluviatilis chromosome 21, GENO_Pfluv_1.0, whole genome shotgun sequence carries:
- the LOC120551539 gene encoding histone H3.3A; amino-acid sequence: MARTKQTARKSTGGKAPRKQLATKAARKSAPSTGGVKKPHRYRPGTVALREIRRYQKSTELLIRKLPFQRLVREIAQDFKTDLRFQSAAIGALQEASEAYLVGLFEDTNLCAIHAKRVTIMPKDIQLARRIRGERA